Genomic window (Vampirovibrionales bacterium):
GGCCTATTGGCGCAATTCTTGCGAGAGGACGGCGCGCGGGTGGCGCATAATGAACTGGGCGCCAATATGATTGCCGGCATCACGGCGGCCCTAGCAGCGCAGAGCGATTGGGACGGCACGCTGAAGTCGGATGTCGCCGTGCTGGAAATCGACGAAGCGTCGCTGCGGCACGTCGCGCGCGAAGTCCCGATCGACCGGCTGGTGGTCACCAATTTGTTTCGCGATCAGCTGGATCGCTACGGCGAACTGGACATGACCGCGCGCATGATCCGTGAAGGCATTGCCGCCAGCCGCGTTCCTTCCGGCGGCCCTCTGTTCTTGAACGCGGATGATCCGCTGGTCTGCGCCTTGGGCGATGCCGCAGAGCGCGTGTCTTATTTCGGAACCCAGACCATTACCTATGCGCATCCCGTGGCGATCGCCAGCGACGCGCCGTTTCCGTCAGAAGCGACGCCGTGTCCGCGGTGCGCCGCGCCGGTGCGCTATCGAGAACGCATCTACGGCCATTTGGGGCACTTCGACTGTCCTTCTTGCGGACAATTTGAGCGGCCACAGCCAGACATCGTCGCCGAAAGCGTTCATGTGACGCCCAATGGCAGCGAGGTCACGATTTTCGCAAACGGGACGCGCTTTTCGCTTCATCTGCCGCTGCCGGGGCTTTTCAACGTGTATAACCTGCTGGCGGCGGTGAGCGTGGCACTCGAAGCAGGCGTGGCGCCGGAAGCGATCGCGCGCGGGGTTGCGAATTATCAGGGCGTGTTTGGGCGCGCCGAACGTAAAACCATTCGAGGGCGCGACGTTCGGATATTCCTGATTAAAAATCCCGTCGGGGCGACCGAAGTGCTGCGACTGGTCGGGGGCGACCCAAACGGCCGCCTGTTAATCGCCCTCAATGATAATTACGCCGACGGTCGCGACGTCTCCTGGATTTGGGATGCGGGCTTTGAAGCGCTGGCCGCTCAAACGCGCCCGGTGATCATCAGCGGCAAGCGCGCCGCTGATATGGCGGTACGTCTCAAGTATGCCGGCGTGGCAAGCGAACGATTGCGCGTTGAACCGGACTTACGGCGCGCCGTTGGCCATGCGGTCGCCGATACGTCTCAGCAAGAGACGCTTTACGTCCTGCCGACATACACGGCCTTGCTCGCCTTACGCGAAATTCTGTAATGCGAGGCCGCAGGTTCCAGCGCTCCTCTGAATAGCCGATTTATGGACGGGGGGCTTGGTTCCAGCTCCAGACAATTTATAATGGGATCAAGTCGACGTCTCAGTGGATCTGAGAATCTGCGCGCGCCTTGCGCCGCCCGCCGCACCCGCTGCCGCCCACACGCAAGATGAGTTTGAGTTGAGCATGTCCGAGACGCCACGGTCTCTTCCTAGGACGCCGTCCGGCAAATCCGAGGCCGAAAAAGCCGCGCTCGCCGATGAATTGCGCGCCCTGTGGCAGGCATATCGTAAACAGCCGCAGAACGCCCAGCTTCGCGAGAAGCTGATCCTGCATTACCTGCATCTGGTGCGTTATGTCGTGAATCGCCTGCCGATTTCCTTACCGGTGAGTATCGCTCAAGAGGATCTCATCAGCTACGGCACCATGGGCCTGATGGAAGCCGTCGAGCGCTTTGATCCGGATCGCGGCCTGAAGTTTGAAACTTACGCCGTCTCGCGGATTCGCGGCTCGATTATTGATCAGCTGCGCTTCCAGGACTGGATTCCGCGCGGGGTTCGCAAGCGCAGTCGCGAGCTGAGCGAGGCCATGCAACGCCTGGAAGAACGTCTGGGACGAACGCCTACCAACGACGAGCTGGCCGACGAACTGGGCGTCGAGAAAAACAAGCTTAAAACCATGTTGGCCGAAAGCAGTAATCTGGTCTTGTCGCTTGATGAAAGCTGGGGATCAGACGATTCCAGCGGTAACGCGCTCATTGACTCGGTCGAAGACAAAAACAGCCCCGACCCGCAAGGCGAATTTGAGGCGCTGGAATTACGCAAGCGTCTGGCAGAAGCTATCGCCTCGTTGCCTGAACGCGAAAAGCTGCTGGTAGCGCTGTATTATCACGAGAATATGACGCTGAAAGAAATCGGCGACATCATCTGCGTGTCGGAATCGCGCGTGTGTCAATTGCACGCGCAAGCCATCATGCGCCTCAAAGGGAAACTGAGCCAATGACCACGCGCTTTCGTTCCCTGCGCGCCATTTCGCCTTGTATCGAGGCGCAGACGGCGCTATGAAGCAGGAAGAGGTTCGTCTGGGGTATCTGCTCATCGCATCGCCCATTCCCAACGTCTATATCGGCGGGGCAATGGTAACCGATGGGCGGGGACTGCCCATTGAATTCCGGTATACCGAACCCATCCAGCCGACTAAAATCCAGCAGATTCTTTACGGACAGGCCCTGGGGAATTACATTAAGGGCGAAGTGATTCTTGAGACAATCGTTAAGAGTCTGGAAAGCGCGTTTTCACTGTTGCTGGTGGAAGACGAGAAGCTGCTGAATTGTCCGAGCAAAACCTTCACCGTGGTGCGCGTCTCGGAAACTAAAACGCCTAAAATCGGAGATCCCGGCGACTGGCAACGACTGACGCCCTACGAAATTCTGGCCCAGGTCTCTCGCGAAGGCAATCCGTTACGCTTACAGCTCTCGTCTCAGCACGCAGGAGAATCCGCAGACGACGATGCCGCAAGCGAAACGCCGCCGCTGGATCTCGAACTGCTGGCGCTTGCCGGACAATCGATGGAGCTGACCGAGCCCTTACGCCGCATTGAACGCGCGCTCGAAAGCATCTGTCAGGAGGCGGGGCTGCGCAATGACGGATAACATGTTCGACAAGGCGGCCCATGAGCTTAAATCAACGCTGGCGCTCCTCATGCGCCAGGTGGTGTGCCGAGAAGCCGATGTTGCGCTGGCATGCGATCTGACTTACGTCGATCCCCAACTCCGAACCCAGACCATTGCGGCATCGCCGGATCGCATAACGCGCCCTCGAACAGGATCGGTCGAGACGCAATGGCCCGCCATTGAGGCCAAACGCGCAGCGCTGGCAGGCGATCGCCCCGCGACGATTCGTGGCGACGGGGCTTGCGAAATGGAAGTAGCCGCTTGCGCCATCTCGTTATTCGATCGGTTTCGACCGGGGTCGTGGGCCGTCGATTTTGAACCGATGAAGCGACGACGCGCAATTCGCATTGCCATTGTTGCCCCGCGCGCGCAGACGGCGCGCTGGCAATGTTCCATCGTTCGGACGCCGGCAACAGGGCTGATTCGCCCGATTCGATTTAAAACCGCGCACGCATCTCGCAAAATCCCGCCTCTGAAAGGCAAGAGTCGTCCGTTTCCTGCCACCTATCTGCAATTGCCTATCAAGAAAAATCCGATTCCGGTGTTTCGTTTCGCCCCGGAGCAGAAAGAGCGCTTTCGGCGCGCTCTGGCCGAAAAGGCCGGCACGGTTCCAGCCAACATTTTGCTCAACGTGGTGTATTACGGTTTGAATCGCATGGCCTTCGCCAGCGTCAACGCGGATAATCGCGGCGTGCTGCACTGCGCCCCTCGACCGGAGGCGGTCGGAAGGCGGCGAAGCCTGAGCGATATGGGAGAAACCTGCTATCTGGCCGTTGGCCAGCGCATGGATACCAAGGCCCGCGTGACAGCGCTCTCGCCGATGGAGAACGGGCCATGGTGACGCAATGGTAACGCAGGGCTTTGATGGATTACGCGACGTCTTTGAGGCGCTGCCGTCTGGGATTCTCTTCTACGACCCGGACGGCAATCTACTGTTTATGAATCGGCGCGCTTACGAGCTGCTGAGGCTCGAAGGCGATAAGCGCTTTCATCATCTCGATGAACTTCCGCAAGCGTTGAGCCCTTTGCGTACGACGCTTCAGAACGCCGTGGGCGATATCGCCCGCTCCGAAGCCCAGTTGTCGCTGCCTGGCGGAGAAGAAACGTTTGGTTTTACGCTCAAGGCCGTGCATTTGAGCGGAGAATCGCCGCAAGAGCCCTCGCGGGACGTGTGGATCCTGATTTTCAATAACATCACGCAAATCGTTCAGAGCCAGCGCGCACTGGAGAAAATCCGCGATGAACTGTATCAATCGAAGAAACTGGCCTCGATCGGCACGATGATCTCCGGCGTCGCGCATGAGCTGAACAATCCGCTGACCGGCATCTCAATGAGTACGCAGTTGGCGAGAATGGCGCTCAAGCGCTGGTCACAAACCGCTGTGGGGGCAAGCGCTGACAGCGAAACCGCCGCTCTTGCCCGAACCACGCTGAGCGAATTAGCCAAAATCGAGCGCGAGGCGCAGAAGGCCTCGACCCTGGTGACCGAACTGCTGAATTTTTCACGCCCGACCAAGCTGAAGCTCACGCTCGAGAATATGTCTCGCCTTGCGGAAGATACCATTGAAGCCTTGCGTACGCATCCGGGGTTTGCCCGTCTCAAGCTCACGCTCGACAAGCCGGATCGCGATCTGGACGTCCTATGCGATCGCATTAAAATTGAACAGGTGTTTTACAATCTGTTCAAGAACGCCTGTGAGGCAACCGGCGGCGTAGGACCTATCCACGTGTGGTTTGACGAACGTTACGACGGCAAGGAGCGCCAACGATTTGCGGTGGCGCATGTACGAGACGGCGGCCCGGGGATTGATCCGACGGCCCTGTCGCGCATTTTTGATCCGTTCTTTACAACCAAAGGCGCCGAAGGCGTGGGATTGGGCCTGAGCATCAGTTACCGCACGCTGGAACAGCACGGCGGAATGCTGAGTGTTAAAAGTCATCCGGGTCAAGGCAGCGTCTTCAGCGTCGCGCTACCGCTGTTTGACGACGAGCCAGCCCAGATACTGGAGTAGCGAGAGCGCCATGACGACCCCCGATACCGCCGCGCCCTCCGAGGCCTTCCGAATTCTCATCGTCGACGATGACGATACGATTCGCGACAGCGTGGCGCATTATCTGATGAACTTTCATTCGGGCGCTTATCGTCTGCAAGTCAGCGCCTGCGCCGATTGCGCTTCAGCCCGCGCACTGCTCGCCCAGAGAAACCGCGATCGTTTGCCCGCCTTTGATCTCATTATCAGCGATATTCACTTGCCGGATGAAGACGGCTTCAAGCTGCTGCGTCACGTGCGCGAGGCCTCGCCCGATAGCCGTATCGCGCTGATGACAGCCTATCAGATAGACGATTACATTCGCCTGGCGAAAGAAACCGGCGTGCTTAATATCATCGCCAAAACCGCGCCGTTTAACTTTGAGGAGTTGTCCAGCGTTGTCGACAACCTGCTCAATGCCCAAGCCAGCTTTGGTCTGTCACGCTATCTGAACGCCGATGCCGTTATTGTGGAAGAAACCATCCAGAAAAGCGCCGATATCATGACGGTGTTCTACCAGTTGCGCGATTTCTTCAGCGCGAATCCGGTGCGCAATGTCGATGGCCTTTCAACAGCGCTGCTGGAAGCCATTACCAATGCCGTCTACCACGCGATCAAACTGCCCGACGGCTCGCAGAAATACCGAAAAGGCCAGGAAATCGAGGCGCTGGATCCGTGCGAGTGGGTGCAGGTGCAGTACGGGCGCGACGCCGAACGCATTGGCGTCAGCATTGTTGATCAGGGCGGCCGCATCACAGCGGATGATATTCTGTACTGGCTGGAGCGCAATATCAGCGGCGCCGGATTGCTCGATACCCATGGCCGAGGCGTTTATCTCATGCACACGCTGGTCGATCGCCTGATTTTTAACCTGCATCCGGGCCATCGGACTGAGATCATCGTCATTGACTACTTTAGCGCAGAGTACAGCGCCAATAAGCCGCTCTATATCAATCAGTTGTGTGCGCCGTCTACGGCGCCGCCCGTTACC
Coding sequences:
- a CDS encoding Mur ligase family protein, with product MGRLFSRTTLALAASKSVSRLSGWMRAGGGTSLPGKTARRIDPDLLRKLGAGMARPAIAVTGVNGKTTTCGLLAQFLREDGARVAHNELGANMIAGITAALAAQSDWDGTLKSDVAVLEIDEASLRHVAREVPIDRLVVTNLFRDQLDRYGELDMTARMIREGIAASRVPSGGPLFLNADDPLVCALGDAAERVSYFGTQTITYAHPVAIASDAPFPSEATPCPRCAAPVRYRERIYGHLGHFDCPSCGQFERPQPDIVAESVHVTPNGSEVTIFANGTRFSLHLPLPGLFNVYNLLAAVSVALEAGVAPEAIARGVANYQGVFGRAERKTIRGRDVRIFLIKNPVGATEVLRLVGGDPNGRLLIALNDNYADGRDVSWIWDAGFEALAAQTRPVIISGKRAADMAVRLKYAGVASERLRVEPDLRRAVGHAVADTSQQETLYVLPTYTALLALREIL
- a CDS encoding FliA/WhiG family RNA polymerase sigma factor, giving the protein MSETPRSLPRTPSGKSEAEKAALADELRALWQAYRKQPQNAQLREKLILHYLHLVRYVVNRLPISLPVSIAQEDLISYGTMGLMEAVERFDPDRGLKFETYAVSRIRGSIIDQLRFQDWIPRGVRKRSRELSEAMQRLEERLGRTPTNDELADELGVEKNKLKTMLAESSNLVLSLDESWGSDDSSGNALIDSVEDKNSPDPQGEFEALELRKRLAEAIASLPEREKLLVALYYHENMTLKEIGDIICVSESRVCQLHAQAIMRLKGKLSQ
- a CDS encoding PAS domain-containing protein, with product MVTQGFDGLRDVFEALPSGILFYDPDGNLLFMNRRAYELLRLEGDKRFHHLDELPQALSPLRTTLQNAVGDIARSEAQLSLPGGEETFGFTLKAVHLSGESPQEPSRDVWILIFNNITQIVQSQRALEKIRDELYQSKKLASIGTMISGVAHELNNPLTGISMSTQLARMALKRWSQTAVGASADSETAALARTTLSELAKIEREAQKASTLVTELLNFSRPTKLKLTLENMSRLAEDTIEALRTHPGFARLKLTLDKPDRDLDVLCDRIKIEQVFYNLFKNACEATGGVGPIHVWFDERYDGKERQRFAVAHVRDGGPGIDPTALSRIFDPFFTTKGAEGVGLGLSISYRTLEQHGGMLSVKSHPGQGSVFSVALPLFDDEPAQILE
- a CDS encoding response regulator, which produces MTTPDTAAPSEAFRILIVDDDDTIRDSVAHYLMNFHSGAYRLQVSACADCASARALLAQRNRDRLPAFDLIISDIHLPDEDGFKLLRHVREASPDSRIALMTAYQIDDYIRLAKETGVLNIIAKTAPFNFEELSSVVDNLLNAQASFGLSRYLNADAVIVEETIQKSADIMTVFYQLRDFFSANPVRNVDGLSTALLEAITNAVYHAIKLPDGSQKYRKGQEIEALDPCEWVQVQYGRDAERIGVSIVDQGGRITADDILYWLERNISGAGLLDTHGRGVYLMHTLVDRLIFNLHPGHRTEIIVIDYFSAEYSANKPLYINQLCAPSTAPPVTAQG